A genome region from Deinococcus sp. KNUC1210 includes the following:
- a CDS encoding pentapeptide repeat-containing protein, which yields MERLGGWQALELLRQYRKLKDVEVIGSLSLPELDDGDIVPPLGFKHCTIETIEGTGVIFQGHVSFEDCAIGSVLFYSATFLQGAYFKNCIFDGPAITFECGGHNQSPSRFILEQCVFRHFVNFFDCWYPGGIEVRQCHFEKGTNLIGNLGQPYQVDLGKNAIIENNIGAMNVNGG from the coding sequence ATGGAACGACTCGGGGGGTGGCAGGCACTTGAACTTCTACGCCAGTATCGAAAACTCAAGGACGTTGAGGTTATTGGTAGTCTTAGCCTACCTGAACTAGATGATGGAGATATCGTGCCACCCTTGGGCTTTAAGCACTGCACCATCGAGACAATCGAAGGGACTGGCGTGATCTTTCAGGGCCATGTCTCTTTCGAAGACTGTGCTATCGGAAGCGTGCTTTTCTACTCGGCTACATTTCTTCAAGGAGCGTATTTCAAAAATTGTATTTTTGATGGACCTGCAATCACGTTTGAATGTGGTGGGCATAACCAGTCGCCATCACGCTTTATCCTTGAGCAGTGTGTATTTCGGCATTTTGTTAACTTCTTTGACTGTTGGTATCCAGGCGGCATTGAGGTACGACAATGCCATTTTGAAAAGGGCACAAATCTTATTGGAAACCTCGGTCAACCTTATCAAGTTGATCTTGGGAAGAATGCGATTATAGAAAATAACATAGGTGCAATGAATGTCAATGGTGGGTGA
- a CDS encoding PQQ-binding-like beta-propeller repeat protein: MKRLTITALCLLTSLVACGTSTRPPSTLPAIEKLFTVDSTNADGFSLAGDVVFSQEYTRAAGYTGVLNGYDLTTGQVRLRLLYTDQLPGTREMVVAGDRYGPQEVIAGSGVYVSRYLDDGGAAIRVTSQDGTRVQIVRLPKAKESYFSLQQMTVLGDLLLVPTIHAVYAYSLSELAGFSGTPTPRWQHEFTPPADGSYTVSDVQVDAVTGQTYVLNYVELSRENVRLFLHAYRQDGTEIWQQEVTGPAPLYLGAKMTVGEGRIVVFQGAGRMAAFDSAGTAVWKASSLCQENGDQNSTYAQIQQHTIFFSPGGSSALCAFNLTDGTRKWTFDPNGAGFMNRFVVVRGVLYDSNGTLYALDTATGNVLAKTGVDPSAELGGGTVLYDQPRNQLLVWADKLWAFKPIR; encoded by the coding sequence ATGAAACGACTGACCATCACCGCCCTCTGTCTGCTGACCAGCCTGGTGGCCTGCGGCACTTCCACCCGCCCGCCCTCGACACTTCCAGCGATCGAGAAGCTCTTCACCGTCGACAGCACCAACGCGGACGGCTTCAGCCTGGCTGGTGACGTGGTGTTCTCCCAGGAATACACCCGGGCCGCCGGGTATACCGGCGTGCTGAATGGCTACGACTTGACCACCGGGCAGGTTCGGCTGCGTCTGCTGTACACCGATCAGCTTCCTGGAACCCGGGAGATGGTCGTCGCTGGCGACCGCTATGGGCCACAGGAGGTCATCGCAGGAAGCGGCGTCTATGTGTCCAGATACCTGGATGATGGCGGCGCGGCGATTCGCGTGACGTCGCAGGACGGCACACGGGTTCAGATCGTGCGGCTTCCAAAGGCGAAGGAATCCTACTTTAGCCTCCAGCAGATGACCGTTCTCGGCGATCTGCTGCTGGTGCCCACCATCCATGCTGTGTACGCGTACTCGCTCAGCGAGCTGGCAGGCTTTTCCGGAACGCCAACACCACGCTGGCAACACGAATTTACACCGCCGGCGGACGGCAGCTACACGGTGTCGGATGTCCAGGTCGATGCGGTCACCGGGCAGACGTACGTGCTGAACTACGTGGAACTTTCCAGAGAGAACGTCCGGCTCTTTCTGCATGCGTATCGGCAGGACGGCACCGAAATCTGGCAGCAGGAGGTGACGGGCCCAGCGCCGTTGTACCTCGGGGCCAAGATGACCGTTGGGGAAGGCCGCATCGTGGTGTTTCAGGGGGCGGGGCGTATGGCCGCCTTCGATTCAGCGGGCACAGCCGTGTGGAAGGCCTCGTCGCTGTGCCAGGAGAACGGCGACCAGAACTCGACGTACGCGCAGATCCAGCAGCACACCATCTTTTTCTCGCCTGGCGGAAGCTCCGCGTTGTGCGCCTTCAATCTGACAGACGGCACACGGAAGTGGACCTTTGATCCCAACGGCGCGGGATTTATGAACCGGTTCGTGGTCGTCCGTGGGGTGCTGTACGACTCGAACGGAACGCTCTATGCCCTCGATACCGCGACTGGGAACGTCTTGGCGAAAACCGGGGTGGATCCGAGCGCCGAGCTGGGCGGAGGGACCGTGCTGTATGACCAGCCGCGCAACCAGCTGCTCGTGTGGGCAGACAAACTCTGGGCCTTCAAACCGATCCGGTGA
- the ftsA gene encoding cell division protein FtsA, whose amino-acid sequence MKDNLITVGLDIGTTKITTVIGEIAADGSVDIIGEGTVPSEGIKRGAVVNLERTTAAIRNSVAAAERVSGVKVSAAYVSVAGNHTRALTSHGLAAIRRSQEITVADVERSIENARAVPLDPNLEVIHAIPQEYVVDGQEGIKSPVGMHGIRLEVDVHIVAGSAGPLANLRRCVQEAGLQVQGLVLESLAAGVAVLDASERDQTVVVIDMGGGTTDVGVFKRGNLSHSACIPIGGDHVTTDLSHILKIPLEEAENVKRKYGAALPELADPDLMLEITNASGSTHAISAFDLSRIIKPRIAEIYGMIRDEIDAALGPVELIAGEVVLTGGGSLLRGVSELARERFRLPVRVGRPRGVGGLTDIVAGPVHAAAVGLVLYGAQQAGINPLAVAKPAPTPIVETVPPTVQPFTDPPPPIIEEQKPISKGTKPPKPPRSSDEKNLMDRMKDFFKDWI is encoded by the coding sequence ATGAAAGACAACCTAATTACCGTTGGTCTGGACATCGGAACCACCAAAATCACGACAGTCATCGGCGAGATCGCTGCAGACGGCAGCGTGGATATTATCGGCGAGGGAACGGTTCCAAGTGAAGGCATCAAACGCGGCGCAGTGGTCAATCTGGAACGCACCACCGCCGCGATCCGCAATTCGGTGGCCGCTGCCGAGCGCGTGTCGGGCGTCAAGGTCAGTGCCGCCTACGTGAGCGTGGCGGGCAACCATACCCGCGCCCTGACGAGTCATGGACTGGCCGCCATCCGGCGCAGCCAGGAAATCACGGTGGCCGATGTCGAGCGGAGTATCGAGAATGCGCGGGCTGTACCGCTCGATCCCAACCTGGAAGTGATTCATGCGATTCCTCAGGAATACGTGGTCGACGGACAGGAAGGCATCAAGAGTCCGGTGGGCATGCACGGTATTCGGCTGGAAGTGGACGTGCATATCGTGGCAGGCAGCGCCGGGCCGCTCGCCAACCTGCGCCGCTGCGTGCAGGAGGCCGGGCTCCAGGTGCAGGGTCTGGTGCTCGAATCGCTGGCAGCGGGCGTGGCGGTACTGGATGCCAGCGAGCGTGATCAGACGGTGGTGGTCATCGACATGGGCGGCGGCACCACCGATGTGGGCGTGTTCAAGCGCGGCAATCTGAGCCATTCGGCGTGCATTCCGATTGGCGGCGACCACGTCACCACCGACCTTTCACACATCCTCAAGATCCCACTGGAAGAGGCCGAGAACGTCAAGCGCAAGTACGGCGCGGCCCTCCCCGAGCTGGCCGACCCCGATCTGATGCTGGAAATCACCAACGCTTCTGGCAGCACGCATGCCATCAGCGCCTTCGATCTGAGCCGCATCATCAAGCCGCGCATCGCCGAAATCTACGGCATGATCCGCGACGAGATCGATGCGGCGCTCGGCCCGGTGGAACTGATCGCCGGGGAAGTGGTGCTGACCGGCGGCGGTTCGCTGCTGCGCGGCGTCTCTGAACTGGCCCGCGAGCGCTTCCGCCTGCCGGTGCGGGTGGGGCGGCCCCGTGGCGTGGGCGGTCTGACCGATATCGTGGCCGGGCCTGTTCATGCCGCCGCTGTCGGACTGGTGCTGTACGGAGCGCAGCAGGCGGGTATCAATCCGCTGGCTGTTGCCAAACCTGCCCCTACCCCCATCGTCGAAACTGTTCCCCCGACCGTTCAGCCCTTCACCGATCCGCCCCCGCCGATCATCGAGGAGCAAAAACCCATTTCCAAGGGAACCAAACCCCCCAAGCCGCCACGCAGCAGCGACGAAAAAAATCTGATGGACCGCATGAAGGACTTCTTCAAAGACTGGATCTGA
- a CDS encoding membrane lipoprotein lipid attachment site-containing protein translates to MKKILILTVATVVLAACGPKVTPPVTVELRQTRDYTFAVAPTRTDVEVKPGHLGTKFCYTDAQPNSSEVCNNLTTGKRVVETGSTYNAQFTALEEGQAVAAK, encoded by the coding sequence ATGAAGAAGATCCTGATCCTGACCGTTGCTACCGTTGTCCTCGCTGCCTGCGGTCCGAAGGTGACGCCGCCCGTGACCGTCGAGCTGCGCCAGACCCGTGACTACACCTTCGCAGTCGCCCCAACCCGCACCGACGTCGAGGTGAAACCCGGCCACCTCGGCACGAAGTTCTGCTACACCGATGCCCAGCCGAACAGCAGCGAAGTCTGCAACAACCTCACTACCGGCAAACGGGTCGTCGAGACCGGCAGCACCTACAACGCCCAGTTCACCGCGCTCGAAGAGGGTCAGGCGGTTGCCGCGAAATGA
- a CDS encoding DUF4377 domain-containing protein — protein sequence MRRAIALILLFTSCSFKTHVNLREVEIAPNTSSCYISKTCMIIRSVNNAAPGAWSLLPIDQITDFHYEPGFTYDLVIAARCLETGDTVVTYQLQELKARTPGGTPVSVPDDIGGFDGTC from the coding sequence ATGCGAAGAGCCATTGCGTTGATTCTGCTGTTCACTTCCTGTAGTTTCAAGACCCATGTGAATCTCAGGGAAGTGGAAATTGCCCCCAACACGTCCTCATGCTATATCTCGAAAACGTGCATGATCATCCGCTCTGTCAACAATGCTGCGCCCGGCGCTTGGTCTCTCCTCCCCATCGATCAGATCACCGACTTTCATTATGAACCTGGGTTCACCTATGATCTGGTCATCGCGGCTCGGTGTCTTGAGACTGGCGACACAGTCGTGACCTATCAACTTCAGGAACTCAAGGCTCGGACACCCGGCGGGACACCCGTCTCCGTGCCGGACGACATCGGGGGGTTTGATGGGACGTGTTAA
- a CDS encoding UDP-N-acetylmuramate dehydrogenase: MLSVFQSATGAKVERLPLSRFTTLGVGGDSEVWIVQNHTQLAEAMSAPYRILGGGSNLVVSDTGVPERVIRLSGEFASTDLTPDEALSTPEQLVTGWVGGGVPLPGLLRKIQKLGYSNLEGTVGIPAQLGGAIWMNAGTRFGETFDGLHSLEIAAPGSTRTFIPDELHWGYRDSGIPRNHIVTRARLKLRPSTPAEVQTRMDAADIARKGQPKNRTPGCAFKNPGNGLPGAGQLIDQAGLKGRRVGNAMIAPEHANFIVNLGGASAHDVHALLDEIRAAVDVPLALEYELWP; the protein is encoded by the coding sequence ATGCTGAGCGTGTTCCAGAGCGCCACAGGCGCGAAAGTCGAACGCCTGCCGCTGTCGCGCTTCACCACCCTGGGCGTGGGCGGCGACTCGGAAGTCTGGATCGTCCAGAACCACACCCAGCTTGCCGAGGCCATGAGCGCCCCGTACCGCATTCTGGGCGGCGGCTCCAATCTGGTGGTCTCGGATACCGGCGTCCCGGAGCGCGTCATCCGGCTGAGCGGCGAGTTTGCCAGCACCGACCTGACGCCCGACGAGGCTCTGAGCACCCCAGAACAGCTCGTGACCGGCTGGGTGGGCGGCGGTGTTCCGCTGCCGGGGCTGCTCAGAAAGATCCAGAAACTCGGTTACAGCAACCTGGAAGGCACGGTGGGCATTCCGGCGCAGCTCGGCGGGGCCATCTGGATGAACGCCGGAACCCGCTTCGGAGAAACCTTCGACGGACTGCACAGCCTGGAAATCGCCGCGCCCGGCAGCACGCGCACCTTCATCCCCGATGAACTGCACTGGGGCTACCGCGACAGCGGCATTCCGAGAAACCACATCGTCACCCGCGCCCGCCTGAAACTGCGGCCCAGCACGCCAGCAGAGGTGCAGACGCGCATGGACGCCGCCGACATCGCCCGCAAGGGCCAGCCGAAAAACCGCACGCCCGGCTGCGCTTTCAAGAATCCCGGCAACGGCCTTCCCGGTGCAGGGCAGCTGATCGATCAGGCAGGGCTGAAGGGACGGCGCGTCGGCAACGCCATGATCGCGCCGGAACACGCCAACTTCATCGTCAATCTGGGCGGAGCGAGTGCCCACGACGTCCACGCCCTGCTGGACGAGATTCGTGCAGCGGTGGATGTGCCGTTGGCCCTGGAATACGAACTGTGGCCCTGA
- a CDS encoding type II toxin-antitoxin system YhaV family toxin encodes MYRLYAHPLFVAQLKALKAEVERLKAKDPQGYLKKNASKRLAAITHLIFEVIPQDPTRPEYRQGHTLGAAYSHWFRVKFFSQYRLFFRFDQVARIIVYAWVNDENSLRAYGSPTDAYRVFSNRLSSGTPPDSWATLLKHGHGLPPKARAFAAPPAHAAECVQGGPMTNRRTTDVRTVQQGRPFTVTLEELASAGYLWTLPPPQAFTVQETQEAPIQPAGHVGGPSQRTFTLTPRTPGSFHLTFVYARPWETGAPAATHDLAVSVLPAPNTASG; translated from the coding sequence GTGTACCGCCTGTACGCCCACCCGCTGTTCGTCGCTCAACTCAAGGCGCTGAAAGCCGAAGTCGAGCGACTCAAAGCCAAGGATCCCCAGGGGTACCTGAAGAAAAACGCCAGCAAACGCCTGGCGGCCATCACCCACCTGATCTTCGAGGTGATCCCACAGGACCCCACCCGCCCGGAATACCGGCAGGGCCACACGCTCGGTGCGGCCTACAGCCACTGGTTCCGGGTCAAGTTCTTCAGCCAGTACCGCCTGTTCTTCCGCTTCGATCAGGTCGCCCGGATCATCGTGTACGCCTGGGTCAACGACGAAAACAGCCTCCGAGCGTATGGAAGTCCGACCGACGCCTACCGGGTGTTCTCGAACAGGCTCAGCTCTGGAACGCCCCCCGACAGCTGGGCGACGCTGCTCAAACATGGCCATGGCCTTCCACCAAAAGCCCGGGCCTTCGCAGCTCCCCCTGCCCATGCCGCAGAGTGTGTCCAAGGAGGCCCGATGACCAACCGCCGCACCACCGACGTCCGCACCGTCCAGCAAGGCCGGCCGTTCACCGTGACCCTGGAAGAACTTGCGTCCGCCGGGTACCTCTGGACGCTGCCTCCGCCGCAGGCCTTCACCGTCCAGGAAACCCAGGAAGCGCCGATCCAGCCCGCCGGTCACGTCGGTGGGCCGTCCCAGCGCACCTTCACGCTCACGCCGCGCACGCCCGGCAGTTTCCACCTGACGTTCGTGTACGCCCGGCCGTGGGAGACCGGGGCGCCCGCCGCGACGCATGACCTCGCGGTCAGTGTGCTGCCCGCCCCGAACACAGCGTCGGGGTAA
- a CDS encoding RtcB family protein, whose protein sequence is MKQEAPFAYKGIGPVIQTLEQAGIARPVAELRPLLTVKG, encoded by the coding sequence TTGAAGCAGGAAGCCCCCTTCGCCTACAAGGGCATCGGACCAGTCATTCAGACGCTAGAGCAGGCCGGAATCGCTCGTCCGGTGGCTGAACTGCGGCCACTGCTCACGGTGAAAGGTTGA
- a CDS encoding tyrosine-type recombinase/integrase, whose product MLLEGAKVRRIRIHDIRHTYASLAIYQGLDPKALADRMGHSRASLTLDVYGHVFEEQRERAALTLADLVNRADQPSDPLQK is encoded by the coding sequence GTGCTCTTGGAAGGGGCGAAGGTGCGACGGATTCGGATTCACGACATCCGGCACACCTATGCCAGCCTCGCGATCTATCAGGGCCTCGATCCAAAAGCGCTGGCCGACCGCATGGGCCACAGCCGCGCCAGCCTCACGCTCGATGTATACGGTCACGTCTTTGAAGAGCAGCGCGAGCGGGCAGCCCTGACGCTAGCTGACCTGGTGAACCGGGCCGATCAGCCGAGCGATCCGCTGCAGAAATAA
- a CDS encoding type II toxin-antitoxin system PrlF family antitoxin: MTTNQNASGITSTLTDRYQTTIPEAVRHHLGLHKRDQLQYTIDETGQVTLHKTDVSEQDPALRPFLALLERDLTDHPERLESLDGLRTELPSLTHGAEFDLNAALGPDDE, translated from the coding sequence ATGACCACCAACCAAAACGCATCCGGGATCACCTCGACACTCACGGACCGCTACCAGACCACCATCCCTGAGGCTGTCCGCCACCACCTCGGCCTGCACAAACGCGACCAGTTGCAGTACACCATCGATGAAACCGGACAGGTGACACTCCACAAGACCGACGTCAGCGAGCAGGACCCGGCCCTCCGCCCGTTCCTAGCGCTTCTCGAACGCGACCTGACCGACCACCCGGAACGCCTGGAATCGCTCGACGGGCTGCGCACCGAACTGCCGTCGCTCACTCACGGCGCTGAATTCGACCTGAACGCCGCCCTCGGACCGGACGACGAATGA
- a CDS encoding cell division protein FtsQ/DivIB has protein sequence MVSAARSQRHRQRQPGADPGTGAGAGRSDTAFHGTKRPGGWLFYGGWRARALRASPWVASARIVRTFPDRIDISVTERVPAARWQQPDSQVNTIYDDGSRQVGVQQLRPKTYMPDGTRLEGQQEGGMLYTLLPDGSKVKGELPQGHIVTYLLDGTVQDGIQDGGTVYSVAPNGYKLPGVHSPGRVVTVAWDGSEVAGARPTAGKLVTIAWDGTVLPNARPTGAAPLPLLIGWGPDRLQDARRAALLLASYNVLSVAYAPSGITIQTSAGKVWSGSMDSLLKYSGGVKMFSNQRINIYPWGVSVQQ, from the coding sequence GTGGTTTCTGCTGCCCGTTCGCAGCGTCACCGTCAGCGGCAACCGGGCGCTGACCCAGGCACAGGTGCTGGCGCTGGCAGGTCTGACACCGCCTTTCACGGCACCAAGCGTCCTGGCGGCTGGCTGTTCTACGGTGGCTGGCGGGCACGGGCACTGCGGGCCTCGCCGTGGGTGGCGTCGGCACGCATCGTGCGGACATTTCCGGACAGAATCGACATCAGCGTTACCGAGCGTGTGCCGGCAGCCCGCTGGCAGCAGCCGGACAGTCAGGTCAACACCATCTATGACGATGGCAGCCGTCAGGTGGGCGTGCAGCAGCTCCGCCCCAAGACCTACATGCCCGACGGTACGCGCCTGGAAGGACAGCAGGAAGGCGGCATGCTGTACACGCTGCTTCCAGACGGCAGCAAGGTCAAAGGCGAACTGCCGCAGGGACACATCGTGACGTATCTGCTGGACGGCACCGTCCAGGACGGCATTCAGGACGGCGGCACCGTGTATTCGGTCGCTCCGAACGGCTACAAACTGCCGGGCGTGCATTCGCCCGGACGGGTCGTGACCGTCGCCTGGGACGGCAGCGAGGTCGCCGGAGCACGCCCGACTGCCGGAAAATTGGTCACGATTGCCTGGGACGGCACGGTTCTGCCGAATGCCCGGCCCACTGGCGCAGCGCCGCTGCCTCTGCTGATCGGCTGGGGACCGGACCGTTTGCAGGATGCGAGACGCGCCGCGCTGCTTCTCGCAAGCTACAATGTTCTGTCAGTCGCATACGCGCCGTCTGGAATCACTATTCAGACTTCGGCGGGAAAGGTCTGGAGCGGCAGTATGGATTCCTTGCTTAAGTATTCTGGCGGTGTCAAAATGTTTTCTAATCAGCGTATCAATATCTATCCCTGGGGGGTGAGCGTCCAGCAATGA
- a CDS encoding GNAT family N-acetyltransferase encodes MIVYSSDPAPLTCEQVEGFFVGWPNPPRPETLLRLLAHSARVVLALDEGRLVGFVTAISDGVLSAYIPLLEVLPAYQGRGIGTELTRRLLDDLSTLYMVDVMCDEAVVPFYERLGLRRATGVIRRTYARQSGE; translated from the coding sequence ATGATTGTGTATTCCAGTGACCCGGCGCCGCTCACCTGTGAGCAGGTGGAAGGCTTCTTTGTCGGCTGGCCGAACCCGCCGCGGCCGGAAACGCTGCTGCGCCTGCTCGCACACAGCGCCCGCGTGGTCCTCGCGCTGGACGAAGGGCGCCTGGTCGGGTTCGTGACCGCCATCAGTGACGGCGTGCTGAGTGCGTACATTCCGCTGCTTGAAGTCTTGCCTGCGTATCAGGGCCGCGGCATTGGCACGGAACTGACCCGTCGGCTGCTGGACGACCTGTCCACGCTGTACATGGTGGACGTGATGTGTGACGAGGCGGTCGTTCCGTTCTACGAGCGCCTCGGGTTGCGGCGTGCCACCGGCGTGATTCGGCGGACGTACGCCAGGCAATCGGGCGAGTGA
- a CDS encoding VOC family protein, with protein sequence MYGTQGSHMLKGHDETAVTVLIPDDILEQVKLSLQPDNTLQELIIRALNVYLTLTENQGNRLDTAVYFDQIGILKPRITLFTKSLKDSIAFYCQLGFQIHSKHLGLLWISLVSRGLVLILIESTRNIKTENESIDINFTSNTNLEFLAEQLKDIGMIVDEENIFNNIDAPEITVLDPDGRKISIWSDIPTESDSWL encoded by the coding sequence TTGTATGGAACTCAGGGCAGTCATATGCTGAAGGGTCACGATGAGACCGCCGTCACGGTTCTTATTCCCGATGATATATTGGAACAGGTAAAGCTGTCTCTTCAGCCTGATAATACATTACAAGAACTCATAATCCGAGCTCTAAATGTATATTTGACGCTAACGGAGAATCAGGGAAATAGACTGGATACCGCCGTATATTTTGATCAAATTGGGATCCTAAAACCCAGAATAACTCTCTTCACCAAATCCTTAAAAGATTCTATTGCATTTTACTGTCAACTGGGTTTCCAAATACATTCCAAGCATCTTGGACTCCTCTGGATTTCGCTCGTTTCGCGAGGCCTAGTGCTCATCTTGATAGAATCTACCCGAAATATTAAGACAGAAAACGAGAGTATTGATATCAATTTTACATCCAATACCAATCTTGAGTTTTTGGCAGAGCAATTGAAAGACATAGGTATGATAGTTGACGAAGAGAATATTTTTAATAATATCGATGCACCTGAGATTACAGTATTAGACCCTGATGGCAGGAAAATATCTATCTGGAGCGACATTCCGACCGAGAGTGATAGCTGGTTATAA
- the murC gene encoding UDP-N-acetylmuramate--L-alanine ligase has protein sequence MGIGGIGLSAFARLLKARGFEVSGCDAQPSELTRQLESEGIRVQIGHAASHLAGVDVLIASEAVSRLHPEIAAARQAGIEVRPRMALMEELLQSGPSVGVVGTHGKTTTTSMIAVALHGADLDPAAFVGGIVPSFGSNARAGKGPFVAEIDESDQAFGALRCETAVFLNADDDHVGTPGKTQAVYWETVEEQHAAFRRFVGQAKRVLYCLDWPGLGEFLEAGQDACSYGLSENADYRAVNVRPDPEGTDFTVLRRGEVLTEARVAMPGLHNVQNALAALAVTDLYGGDVHAAAEALASFGGPRRRWERVGQLEGAIIIDDYAHNAAKVAAAVQAARQTGRRVRIVFQPHRYLRTQQSWKRLADSLMPADEVILLDIAAAGEDVIPGIDSTLIAGRMHKLGHRSIHYLPDPQDVLSHLRSTVQPGDIILTVGAGDVWKIGRALAGVPF, from the coding sequence ATGGGTATCGGCGGCATCGGTCTGAGCGCGTTCGCCCGGCTGCTGAAGGCACGCGGCTTCGAGGTCTCGGGCTGCGACGCCCAGCCCTCCGAACTGACACGCCAGCTGGAATCCGAGGGGATCCGTGTCCAGATCGGGCACGCCGCGTCGCATCTGGCGGGCGTCGATGTGCTGATTGCCTCCGAGGCTGTCAGCCGCCTGCATCCCGAGATCGCAGCGGCGCGGCAGGCCGGCATCGAGGTGCGGCCCCGCATGGCCCTGATGGAAGAGCTGTTGCAGAGCGGCCCTTCGGTGGGCGTGGTCGGCACGCACGGCAAGACCACCACCACCAGCATGATCGCGGTCGCCCTGCACGGCGCAGACCTCGACCCGGCGGCCTTCGTGGGCGGCATCGTGCCGAGTTTCGGCAGCAACGCCCGCGCCGGGAAGGGGCCGTTCGTGGCCGAGATCGACGAATCGGATCAGGCGTTCGGGGCACTGCGCTGCGAAACTGCCGTGTTTCTGAACGCCGACGACGACCACGTGGGCACGCCCGGCAAGACGCAGGCGGTGTACTGGGAAACGGTCGAGGAACAGCACGCCGCTTTTCGACGCTTCGTGGGGCAGGCCAAACGGGTGCTGTACTGCCTCGACTGGCCGGGCCTGGGTGAGTTTCTGGAGGCCGGGCAGGACGCGTGCAGCTATGGCCTGAGCGAGAACGCCGATTACCGCGCCGTGAATGTGAGGCCCGATCCGGAAGGCACCGATTTCACGGTGCTCAGGCGGGGCGAGGTGCTGACCGAGGCGCGGGTGGCGATGCCGGGCCTGCATAACGTCCAGAATGCGCTGGCGGCCCTCGCCGTCACCGATCTGTACGGCGGCGACGTGCATGCCGCCGCCGAAGCGCTGGCGAGTTTTGGTGGGCCGCGCCGCCGCTGGGAACGGGTCGGGCAGCTCGAAGGCGCGATCATCATCGACGATTACGCCCATAACGCTGCCAAGGTCGCCGCCGCCGTGCAGGCCGCGCGGCAGACCGGACGCCGCGTGCGGATCGTGTTTCAGCCGCACCGCTATCTGCGAACCCAGCAGAGCTGGAAACGTCTGGCCGACAGCCTGATGCCCGCCGACGAGGTGATCCTGCTCGATATCGCGGCGGCAGGCGAGGACGTGATTCCCGGCATCGACAGCACCCTGATCGCGGGCCGTATGCACAAGCTGGGCCACCGCAGCATCCATTATCTGCCCGACCCGCAGGACGTGCTGAGTCATCTGCGCAGCACGGTGCAGCCGGGCGACATCATTCTGACGGTGGGTGCGGGCGATGTCTGGAAGATCGGGAGGGCGCTGGCAGGGGTGCCGTTTTGA
- a CDS encoding CbrC family protein has product MTTFRELGLDFPLFAALIREASHYVGQATCTLCRLPKLHCFTLGVGADVILGCPTCSTLNALDAADRKHGVCSHCASAIHFPDAEEQVYTCSDCLRAGKAAITHDTELGMVRWEDAQRGMTHGVPGTAHPGVPSSVNEDGWHQAHVPVPALMQLVHTPNFVSWQGEQWLFCHQKPMIYLGAWKQAAFQAAAPHGNGKALFLSVLDERNEELWTYVDRSQIGVYVFQCQECARLRAYHDAS; this is encoded by the coding sequence GTGACGACTTTCCGCGAACTTGGCTTGGACTTCCCCCTCTTCGCCGCTCTGATCAGGGAAGCGAGTCACTACGTCGGTCAGGCCACTTGCACGTTGTGCCGTCTGCCGAAACTCCACTGCTTCACGCTGGGGGTAGGTGCAGATGTCATCCTGGGCTGTCCGACATGCAGCACGCTCAACGCGCTAGATGCTGCTGATCGTAAGCATGGCGTGTGTTCTCACTGTGCTTCAGCCATTCATTTCCCGGATGCGGAAGAACAGGTTTACACCTGCTCAGACTGTTTGCGAGCAGGCAAAGCAGCGATCACCCATGACACGGAACTTGGCATGGTGCGCTGGGAGGATGCGCAGCGTGGCATGACGCATGGCGTTCCGGGAACTGCACACCCTGGCGTTCCATCTTCGGTCAATGAAGATGGATGGCATCAGGCCCATGTTCCCGTGCCAGCGTTGATGCAACTTGTTCATACGCCGAACTTCGTCAGTTGGCAGGGCGAGCAGTGGCTCTTCTGTCATCAAAAGCCGATGATCTACCTCGGTGCCTGGAAGCAGGCAGCGTTTCAGGCGGCGGCCCCTCATGGGAATGGGAAGGCACTTTTCCTCAGTGTGCTGGACGAACGCAATGAGGAGTTGTGGACCTACGTCGATCGTTCACAGATCGGTGTGTACGTCTTCCAGTGCCAGGAGTGCGCACGACTGCGCGCCTACCACGATGCGTCCTGA